In Flavivirga abyssicola, the following are encoded in one genomic region:
- a CDS encoding AraC family transcriptional regulator, with translation MGSMKNIHREITPLSPEDSFLVFDRVKSEFDFPIHFHPEYELNFIGNGKGVKRVVGDSVEEIDELELVLVGPNLHHGWQNHNCSSKEIHEITLQFHENLLNEGILSRKIMKPIKDMLDRSIHGILFSKKTASETRNRISQLSRLDSMDYFLEFISILHDLANSRNQRLLSTYTVSRDSFENSDKIKVIYEYVQENYDKKLMLTDVSGLVNMSPVSFNRFMKKRTGKTFVDYVNDVRIGFAVIKLVESDSSVSEVAFNCGFNNIANFNRVFKKLKKTTPSQYKKEFSGIKRIL, from the coding sequence ATGGGGTCAATGAAAAATATACATAGAGAAATAACGCCTTTATCGCCAGAGGATAGCTTTTTGGTTTTTGATAGGGTAAAGAGCGAATTTGACTTTCCAATTCATTTTCATCCTGAGTATGAGCTTAATTTCATAGGAAACGGGAAAGGTGTAAAGCGAGTGGTGGGAGATAGTGTTGAGGAAATTGACGAATTAGAGCTAGTGCTGGTGGGACCTAACTTGCATCATGGATGGCAAAATCATAATTGCTCGAGTAAAGAAATACACGAAATCACATTACAGTTTCATGAAAATTTGCTGAACGAAGGTATTTTAAGCAGGAAAATAATGAAGCCTATTAAAGATATGCTTGATAGATCTATACATGGTATTTTGTTCTCAAAAAAAACGGCGTCAGAAACCCGTAATCGAATATCTCAGCTTTCAAGGTTAGATAGTATGGATTATTTTTTAGAGTTTATTTCTATATTGCATGATTTAGCTAATTCCAGAAACCAAAGGCTTTTGTCTACATATACTGTGAGTAGGGATAGCTTTGAAAATAGTGATAAAATAAAAGTTATCTATGAGTATGTCCAGGAGAATTATGATAAAAAGCTGATGCTTACAGATGTCTCAGGTCTTGTGAATATGAGTCCTGTGTCCTTTAATAGGTTTATGAAAAAAAGAACAGGCAAAACATTTGTTGATTATGTGAACGATGTTCGTATTGGTTTTGCTGTTATAAAGCTTGTTGAAAGTGATAGTAGTGTTTCGGAGGTTGCTTTTAACTGTGGTTTTAATAATATAGCAAACTTTAATAGGGTGTTTAAAAAGCTTAAAAAAACGACGCCAAGTCAGTATAAAAAAGAATTTTCGGGTATTAAGAGAATTCTTTAG
- a CDS encoding SusC/RagA family TonB-linked outer membrane protein: MQKTMLRNAISSPKQFCFVALFLLVSQICFAQSNVSGTVKDTNKLPLPGVNVLVKGTGKGVVTDFDGAFSITVSDSDVLIFSYMGYVNQEVNVNGRRSIDIIMKEDIESLDEVVVIGYGSQLKEDISGAVATVEVEDLQTIPQVSVDQMIQGRASGVSVTTNSGQPGAAVSVRIRGVNSISGSSEPLYIIDGVPVPGESVDGGTSPLNSINQNDIESVNILKDASATAIYGSRGSNGVVIITTKRGKKSKGTVSYNSFIAIQEPTNIIDVLTLPEYAELQNAINDIYGIDPIVEYTRPELLGEGTNWQQEIFDNAPMESHQISFQGGKEGLNYFISAGHLEQEGTVIASGFNRSTVRANVDAKISDKIKVGVNVTASRVNEKITLNGRSDGIIGLSLLNNPAIAVFNPDGSFAGPSLSDDFRTENPIAKALSLRNNLRRNRILGNIYAEVKIAKNLTYRTEFGGDFGTTLNSQFTPRYSYGEIEVENNTLSVANNYNDFWIIKNFLTYSNTFNGKHDLTVLLGAESQEASFGGVTSTDGNFVGNDFPILGTGDADDNSTQFKGSQALESYFGRAIYSFDNKYSVTASLRADGSSKFAAGNKWGYFPSISGAWKLSNEPFMQGVDAIQNIKIYGGYGEVGNQNIPNFAYGSRLNPVNTGLGTGFLVTNFANPDLTWESSTQTNIGVDFSLFDRKLNASVELYEKVSKDFLYQFASTNFITGGMAPGAIQAPWVNLGEMVNKGIDVTLNYSTDRSKDFSWNSSLTVSHYKNEVTDLGNVPKINGAMNINYDGQQNITITRAGDPLGLFYGLEVEGIFRSVDDFEGAAIQYGRPFEDALFATTWLGDIKFKDQNNDGVIDDNDRTIIGNPHPDFTFGFQNSFKYKSFDLSVFLQGSYGNDVFNGIGRLLTAGNRTYTNQLSSVLDYWSVDNPDATAPRLARNDTRNIEISDRYIEDGSYLRIQNVTLGYTLNSKITDKIGLTMLKVYGSIQNLYTFTDYSGYDPEIGSFNQNTLLTGIDAGRYPSPRTYTFGVNVEF, from the coding sequence ATGCAAAAAACTATGCTGAGAAATGCAATTTCTTCTCCAAAACAATTTTGCTTTGTTGCTCTATTTCTTTTGGTAAGTCAGATTTGCTTTGCTCAAAGTAATGTAAGTGGGACTGTAAAAGACACAAACAAATTGCCTCTACCTGGCGTTAATGTCCTCGTTAAGGGAACAGGTAAAGGAGTGGTAACCGATTTTGATGGTGCCTTCAGTATTACGGTTTCAGATTCTGATGTACTGATTTTTAGTTACATGGGCTATGTAAATCAGGAAGTTAATGTTAATGGGCGACGTTCTATTGATATTATAATGAAAGAGGACATTGAAAGTTTAGACGAAGTAGTCGTTATTGGCTACGGTTCTCAATTAAAAGAAGATATTTCTGGTGCGGTTGCTACCGTTGAGGTTGAGGATTTACAAACAATTCCTCAAGTAAGTGTGGATCAAATGATCCAAGGGCGTGCTTCTGGGGTAAGCGTTACTACAAATTCAGGGCAACCAGGTGCTGCAGTTTCTGTAAGAATTCGAGGAGTTAATTCTATATCTGGGTCTAGTGAGCCTCTATATATAATAGATGGGGTTCCTGTTCCTGGTGAGTCTGTAGATGGTGGTACGAGCCCGTTAAATTCCATTAACCAAAACGATATTGAGAGTGTAAATATCCTAAAGGATGCATCTGCTACAGCAATATACGGTTCCAGGGGGTCTAATGGTGTCGTTATAATAACGACTAAACGTGGTAAAAAAAGCAAAGGTACAGTTAGCTACAACTCTTTTATAGCTATCCAGGAGCCCACTAACATTATTGATGTATTAACGCTACCTGAATATGCCGAACTGCAAAATGCTATAAATGATATTTATGGAATTGATCCTATAGTAGAGTATACAAGACCTGAATTGCTGGGTGAAGGAACAAATTGGCAACAAGAAATATTTGATAATGCTCCTATGGAAAGTCATCAAATCTCTTTTCAAGGTGGTAAGGAAGGTCTAAATTATTTTATTTCTGCTGGTCATTTAGAGCAGGAAGGAACTGTAATTGCTTCTGGGTTTAATCGTTCGACAGTTAGAGCAAATGTGGATGCTAAAATAAGTGATAAGATAAAAGTAGGTGTTAATGTTACAGCAAGTAGAGTAAATGAAAAGATTACTTTAAATGGAAGAAGTGATGGAATTATAGGGTTATCCCTTTTAAACAACCCTGCAATTGCGGTGTTTAATCCGGACGGTAGTTTTGCTGGACCAAGTCTTAGCGATGATTTTAGAACCGAAAACCCAATTGCTAAAGCACTAAGTTTAAGAAATAACTTAAGAAGAAATAGAATTTTAGGAAACATTTATGCTGAAGTTAAAATAGCTAAAAATTTAACCTATAGAACTGAGTTTGGTGGTGATTTTGGAACGACACTTAATAGTCAATTTACACCACGCTATTCCTATGGAGAAATTGAGGTTGAAAATAATACGTTAAGTGTTGCCAATAATTATAATGATTTTTGGATTATAAAAAACTTTTTAACCTATAGTAATACTTTTAACGGTAAACACGATTTAACCGTTTTATTAGGGGCAGAATCTCAAGAAGCAAGTTTTGGTGGTGTAACATCAACCGATGGTAATTTTGTTGGAAATGATTTTCCAATATTGGGGACTGGTGATGCTGATGATAATAGTACACAATTTAAAGGAAGTCAGGCATTAGAATCGTACTTTGGAAGGGCAATATATTCTTTCGATAATAAATACAGTGTTACAGCATCATTAAGAGCTGATGGTTCTTCAAAATTTGCAGCAGGTAATAAGTGGGGGTATTTCCCGTCTATATCGGGTGCATGGAAACTTTCAAACGAACCTTTTATGCAAGGTGTTGATGCGATTCAAAACATAAAAATTTATGGAGGCTATGGAGAGGTTGGTAACCAAAACATTCCAAACTTTGCTTATGGTTCAAGATTGAATCCTGTTAATACGGGCTTAGGTACTGGTTTTTTAGTTACAAACTTTGCCAATCCAGATTTAACATGGGAATCTTCTACCCAAACCAATATAGGTGTTGATTTTTCTTTGTTTGATAGGAAGTTAAACGCATCTGTAGAGTTATATGAAAAAGTTTCCAAAGATTTCTTGTATCAATTTGCATCAACAAATTTTATTACTGGCGGAATGGCTCCGGGAGCAATACAAGCACCATGGGTGAATTTAGGTGAAATGGTAAATAAAGGAATTGATGTGACGCTAAACTACAGCACCGATCGAAGTAAAGATTTTTCATGGAATTCTTCATTAACAGTCTCTCACTATAAAAATGAAGTTACAGATTTAGGAAATGTGCCAAAAATTAACGGTGCGATGAACATTAATTATGACGGACAACAGAATATTACCATAACCAGAGCTGGTGATCCGTTAGGTTTGTTCTATGGTTTAGAAGTAGAGGGCATATTTAGATCCGTTGATGATTTCGAAGGTGCTGCAATCCAATACGGTAGACCTTTTGAAGATGCGCTTTTTGCTACAACCTGGTTGGGCGACATAAAATTTAAAGATCAAAATAATGATGGTGTGATTGATGATAACGATAGAACTATTATTGGTAATCCGCATCCAGATTTTACTTTCGGTTTTCAAAATTCATTTAAGTATAAAAGTTTCGATCTGTCAGTTTTTCTACAAGGCTCTTATGGTAACGATGTGTTTAATGGTATTGGAAGGCTGTTAACGGCAGGAAATAGAACGTATACCAATCAATTATCTTCAGTTTTGGATTATTGGTCTGTTGATAATCCTGATGCGACTGCACCAAGATTAGCTAGAAACGATACCAGAAACATTGAAATATCTGATAGATATATTGAAGATGGTTCGTATTTAAGAATTCAGAATGTAACACTTGGTTACACGCTAAATTCTAAAATAACAGACAAAATAGGTTTGACTATGTTGAAGGTGTATGGAAGTATTCAAAACCTTTACACTTTTACAGACTATTCAGGTTACGATCCGGAAATAGGATCTTTCAATCAAAATACACTTTTAACAGGTATTGATGCTGGACGTTATCCTTCGCCAAGAACTTACACCTTCGGAGTTAATGTAGAGTTTTAA
- a CDS encoding LacI family DNA-binding transcriptional regulator: MKTIKDIAALANVSIGTVDRVIHNRSGVSKKTKERIEKIIQEHGFQINKTARILALNKKYNIAVLMPTAESSSDFWYLPKKGIEKASEEFEMHRVSVNYFHFDPLNLNSFKDVFDTLLETSFDAVLLAPIFLNEAKERLIHLDQRKVPYVFINAELEGANNISYIGQHSFDSGALAAKLMSLLIDTEDDILIVKVRKDNIHHSAIEDRISGFKSYFDTRNTPVQIHEVILPKIKDQAAINTLLRKKLTNHKIKGLFIPSSKVSVVANYVEERKLKHLKLIGYDLNEENVHLIKNETIDFLIDQDAFFQGYEGTKTLFNFIINDVVPQKNRYLPIKLLTKENVKYL, encoded by the coding sequence TTGAAAACAATTAAAGATATTGCAGCCTTAGCAAACGTTTCTATTGGAACTGTAGACCGTGTTATTCATAACAGATCTGGAGTTTCTAAAAAAACAAAAGAACGTATTGAAAAAATAATTCAAGAACATGGCTTTCAAATAAACAAAACGGCTAGAATACTTGCTTTAAATAAAAAATACAATATCGCAGTTTTAATGCCTACTGCTGAATCTTCATCCGATTTTTGGTATCTTCCAAAAAAAGGTATTGAAAAAGCATCTGAAGAATTTGAAATGCATCGGGTCTCTGTAAATTATTTCCACTTTGATCCTTTAAATTTAAATTCCTTTAAAGATGTATTTGATACGTTGTTGGAAACCTCTTTTGATGCTGTACTTTTGGCTCCTATTTTTTTAAATGAAGCTAAAGAGAGACTTATACACTTAGATCAGAGAAAAGTTCCTTATGTGTTCATTAATGCAGAATTAGAAGGGGCAAACAATATTTCTTATATCGGACAACATTCCTTCGACAGTGGAGCGCTTGCAGCTAAACTTATGTCATTATTAATAGATACGGAAGATGATATTCTTATAGTAAAAGTTAGAAAGGATAATATCCATCACTCTGCTATTGAAGATAGAATTTCTGGTTTTAAATCGTATTTTGATACTCGGAATACACCTGTACAAATACATGAAGTTATACTTCCAAAAATTAAAGACCAAGCGGCTATTAACACATTACTTCGTAAAAAATTGACCAACCATAAAATTAAAGGCTTGTTTATTCCTTCTAGTAAAGTTAGTGTTGTTGCCAATTACGTAGAAGAACGCAAACTGAAACATTTAAAATTAATTGGTTACGATCTAAATGAAGAAAATGTGCATTTAATTAAAAATGAAACCATTGATTTCTTAATTGATCAAGATGCTTTTTTTCAAGGTTATGAGGGGACTAAAACACTATTTAACTTTATTATTAATGATGTTGTTCCCCAAAAAAACAGGTATTTACCTATTAAATTATTAACAAAAGAGAATGTTAAATATTTGTAA
- a CDS encoding SDR family oxidoreductase codes for MNLFNIKDKVVLITGGCGVLGGSISEYLLKEGATVVLLDYKEDLIEKTVTKFKTISEHVDGLLCNVTDEENLQKVSDTIIEKYGRIDILLNVAGGNMPGATIGPTQTIFDVNIDHFKKVVDLNLFGSILPSIVFGKEMAKKKKGVILNVSSMTADRAITRVVGYSASKAAIDNFTKWMSVELALKFGDGLRVNAIAPGFFIGNQNRDLLIDKETGNYTDRGNIIIQNTPMRRFGDADELNGAVHYLCSDASKFVSGIVVPIDGGFSAFSGV; via the coding sequence ATGAATTTATTTAACATTAAAGATAAAGTAGTACTTATAACGGGAGGTTGTGGAGTACTAGGAGGAAGTATTTCAGAATATTTATTAAAAGAAGGGGCTACAGTAGTTTTACTAGATTATAAAGAGGATCTTATAGAAAAGACAGTAACAAAATTTAAAACCATAAGCGAACATGTAGATGGTCTTTTGTGTAATGTAACAGATGAAGAAAATTTACAAAAAGTTTCTGATACTATTATTGAAAAATACGGGCGCATAGATATTTTGTTAAATGTAGCTGGAGGAAATATGCCAGGAGCTACGATTGGACCTACACAAACCATTTTTGATGTAAATATCGATCACTTTAAAAAAGTGGTAGATCTAAATCTTTTTGGTAGTATCTTACCATCTATTGTTTTTGGAAAAGAAATGGCAAAAAAGAAGAAAGGCGTTATTTTAAATGTGTCTTCCATGACAGCAGATAGAGCCATTACAAGAGTTGTAGGGTATTCAGCTTCAAAAGCTGCTATTGATAATTTTACAAAATGGATGTCTGTTGAATTAGCTTTGAAATTTGGTGATGGATTACGGGTAAATGCGATTGCTCCGGGATTCTTTATTGGAAATCAAAATAGAGATTTACTAATTGATAAAGAAACTGGAAATTATACCGATAGAGGAAATATAATTATTCAAAATACACCAATGAGAAGATTTGGTGACGCCGACGAGTTGAACGGAGCCGTACATTATTTATGTTCTGATGCTTCAAAATTTGTGTCAGGAATTGTAGTTCCTATCGATGGCGGATTTAGTGCTTTTAGTGGTGTGTAA
- a CDS encoding CIA30 family protein yields MKKQFNLKSKYLYLSLIIVTVLFSSCESEFKEPSDNFNSAPPVISSVSETKEDKAVTQGVLDNVYTIRGENLSSLVAIYFNGFKASFNPALLTDNTAFVKVPEEAPVLGQSNKMTVENLFGSVEYDFSLLTITDFTEATVNGTKVVNLLGGDFSETSLVTFVSGSEENGNLVELPANFTIISAGEVQAEVPPGVEQAFIFLETSRGAIARSESYGFSYSIYIDGLNTDWSTTEWSGTHDLESTEVVLGEFSVKSVREGWSGLTFWPDDVTINYNDYDAITVSIYGTGAPGDSVNLALNDFQTQLNLQLVPGEWTKFVIPLSDFYPSGGAPDTIFRIDFQEASGTGMPQYIFYVDDFGFL; encoded by the coding sequence ATGAAAAAACAATTTAACTTAAAGAGCAAGTATTTATACTTAAGCCTAATAATTGTTACGGTTTTATTTTCATCTTGTGAAAGCGAGTTTAAAGAACCTAGTGATAATTTTAATAGCGCACCTCCAGTAATATCCAGTGTTAGCGAAACAAAAGAAGATAAAGCTGTGACACAAGGAGTTTTAGACAATGTCTATACCATTCGAGGAGAAAATTTATCATCTCTAGTTGCAATTTATTTCAACGGATTTAAAGCTAGTTTTAATCCAGCACTTTTAACCGATAATACTGCTTTTGTAAAAGTACCTGAGGAAGCTCCTGTACTTGGTCAAAGTAATAAAATGACAGTTGAAAACCTGTTTGGTAGTGTAGAGTATGACTTTTCACTTTTAACTATAACAGACTTTACTGAAGCTACTGTAAATGGGACAAAGGTTGTAAATCTTTTAGGGGGTGACTTTAGCGAAACGTCTTTAGTTACGTTTGTGAGTGGATCAGAGGAAAATGGAAATCTTGTAGAGCTCCCTGCTAATTTTACAATAATTTCTGCTGGAGAAGTTCAGGCAGAAGTTCCTCCAGGGGTCGAGCAAGCTTTCATTTTCTTAGAAACATCGCGTGGTGCGATTGCAAGGTCAGAATCTTACGGATTCAGTTATTCCATTTATATCGACGGCTTAAATACGGATTGGTCTACTACTGAATGGAGCGGGACACATGATTTAGAATCAACAGAAGTCGTATTAGGAGAGTTTTCGGTTAAGAGTGTTAGAGAAGGATGGTCAGGGTTAACGTTTTGGCCAGATGATGTTACAATAAATTACAATGATTATGATGCCATAACGGTTTCTATTTATGGCACTGGTGCTCCAGGTGATAGCGTGAATTTGGCTCTAAATGACTTTCAGACACAGCTTAATTTACAGCTAGTTCCAGGAGAGTGGACAAAATTTGTAATTCCGTTATCAGATTTTTATCCTAGCGGAGGTGCACCAGATACCATATTTAGAATAGATTTCCAGGAAGCATCAGGTACAGGGATGCCACAATATATATTCTATGTAGACGATTTTGGGTTTCTATAA
- a CDS encoding fasciclin domain-containing protein, giving the protein MKSFKNLFNLLLIATLIFTSCTNDDDVLDKQLSLNPKNISEILSETTDLSTLAGAIETASLTETLKSTTTYTVFAPNNVAFSSIDTSALSSEELTNVLLNHVLSTTTPDFTSTMVSGYLKTLATGPDGNNLSIFTNASGDIAINGMANLVDGATDMGATNGIVHVVDNVLLLPTLADHVLANPEYSILAEALEKADLVDTLNGTDLFTVFAPNNMAFEKFMMDVEAAFGWTSLDDIPVDILTEVLLYHVLSGSNLVSSDALGTAQTTVQGEGFSINDDASIDDTSYTNATINLTDVQSINGVMHGVDKVLLPNTVFQEILDRTLNVVERCNDKGFTSFTAAIEKVGLTSQVSTDQLTAFAPNNGAFTTFFLTINNFDSLDDFDTPEELEILKRLVEYHLHAGTLLASGLTPGMSIETLQGDSFTFDDVAMSFEPSHANAPAATIVNSNIGANNGVIHEIDNVLVSDNDAVALGYPLPPSGAAVYGYEIYDDALNPAFWIGGWTAPDFASTDQVKSGVYSIRVDYVGDDGFQIGGSGEDLTQYTTVNAAFYSENGTSVTFILNEQWGSGQTVSIPAGEWTNVSIPITNISNGTTVLDQFVIRDASLSANTLYIDEVGLDVTYEAAIPTFNYEVYTENNLNADWIGGWTTPVFDDTSNPSTGIFSIRNVMVADSGFQLGGTNIDLTAYTVVKFSIYCDDTTTFKLVLNEQWDGYVINPTAGQWNHYTVPLADALYGTTSYTQFVIQEIGGNDVVAFIDDIGFD; this is encoded by the coding sequence ATGAAATCATTTAAAAATTTATTCAACCTTTTGTTGATAGCTACGTTAATTTTTACATCGTGTACAAACGATGATGATGTGCTAGACAAACAATTAAGCCTGAATCCAAAAAATATATCTGAAATTTTATCAGAAACAACAGATTTATCCACTTTGGCAGGAGCTATAGAAACCGCTAGTTTAACGGAGACGTTAAAAAGTACAACCACATATACGGTTTTTGCACCAAATAATGTGGCCTTTAGCAGTATAGATACCTCTGCTTTATCGAGCGAAGAACTAACAAACGTATTGTTAAACCATGTGCTTAGTACGACGACACCAGACTTTACGTCTACAATGGTTTCGGGATACTTAAAAACACTGGCTACAGGTCCTGATGGAAATAATCTAAGCATTTTTACAAATGCATCAGGAGATATTGCTATAAATGGAATGGCTAATTTAGTTGATGGCGCTACAGATATGGGTGCCACAAATGGTATCGTTCACGTTGTTGACAATGTGCTTTTACTACCTACATTGGCAGATCATGTTTTGGCAAATCCAGAATATTCTATACTTGCAGAAGCTTTAGAGAAAGCAGATTTAGTAGATACATTAAACGGGACTGATCTTTTTACTGTTTTTGCGCCAAATAACATGGCTTTTGAAAAATTCATGATGGATGTTGAAGCTGCTTTCGGTTGGACATCTTTAGACGATATTCCAGTAGATATATTAACAGAAGTGTTGTTGTATCATGTACTATCTGGTTCAAATCTTGTTTCTTCGGATGCTCTTGGCACTGCGCAAACGACAGTTCAGGGAGAAGGGTTTTCAATAAATGACGATGCATCTATTGATGATACTAGTTATACAAACGCTACTATTAATTTAACAGACGTTCAGTCCATTAATGGTGTTATGCATGGTGTAGACAAGGTATTACTACCTAATACGGTATTTCAAGAAATATTGGATAGAACTTTAAATGTTGTAGAACGATGTAATGATAAAGGTTTTACTTCGTTTACAGCTGCTATAGAAAAAGTTGGTTTAACATCTCAAGTCTCTACAGATCAATTAACTGCATTTGCTCCTAATAATGGTGCATTTACTACGTTCTTTTTAACTATTAATAACTTTGATAGTTTAGATGATTTTGATACTCCCGAAGAACTTGAAATATTAAAGAGGTTAGTAGAATATCATCTACATGCAGGTACGTTGCTTGCAAGCGGATTAACTCCGGGAATGTCTATTGAAACCCTACAAGGTGATAGCTTTACATTTGATGATGTTGCAATGAGTTTTGAGCCTTCACATGCAAATGCGCCAGCTGCCACTATAGTAAATTCTAATATTGGGGCTAATAATGGTGTAATTCATGAGATAGATAATGTATTGGTTTCCGATAATGATGCAGTTGCTCTAGGTTATCCATTGCCTCCTTCGGGTGCTGCCGTATATGGTTACGAAATTTATGATGATGCCTTAAATCCAGCCTTTTGGATTGGTGGTTGGACAGCTCCTGATTTTGCAAGTACAGATCAGGTTAAGTCTGGGGTTTATTCCATTCGAGTAGATTATGTTGGTGATGATGGCTTCCAAATTGGAGGTTCTGGAGAAGATTTAACACAGTACACAACAGTAAATGCTGCTTTTTATTCAGAAAATGGTACTTCGGTAACATTTATTCTTAACGAACAGTGGGGTAGTGGACAAACTGTAAGTATTCCTGCTGGCGAATGGACAAATGTATCTATACCAATTACGAATATATCTAATGGTACTACGGTTCTAGATCAATTTGTAATTAGGGATGCTAGTTTATCGGCAAATACACTTTATATTGATGAAGTTGGACTTGATGTTACATACGAAGCGGCTATACCAACATTCAATTATGAAGTTTATACAGAGAATAATTTAAATGCAGATTGGATTGGAGGCTGGACAACTCCGGTCTTTGATGACACTTCAAATCCAAGTACAGGAATATTTTCCATAAGAAATGTTATGGTTGCTGACTCAGGTTTCCAGCTAGGAGGAACCAATATCGATTTAACAGCATATACTGTAGTGAAGTTCTCCATTTACTGTGATGATACCACGACCTTCAAATTAGTGCTTAACGAGCAATGGGATGGTTATGTTATTAATCCAACTGCTGGTCAATGGAACCATTATACAGTTCCTCTTGCAGATGCGCTTTATGGCACAACCTCATACACGCAATTTGTAATTCAAGAAATTGGAGGAAATGATGTTGTCGCTTTTATCGATGACATTGGTTTTGATTAA
- a CDS encoding RagB/SusD family nutrient uptake outer membrane protein → MKKLFKTNFILTTIVIFLGVTSCSEDFLDRPPEDSFNVADFFDTQAQVETSTNALYSIPWFDFSSNTMWVIGELSSGNGRTWDPRNADFTNFAVNGNNAQIGRTWESLFAVVGQSNYIINTLPEAVNPNIPQEVVNNAIGEARFMRATAYFYLVRIFGSVPIIERNTDFVLEPVVSRNLVSDVYRFIREDFEFAADNCYSKIRGANFDANARISSGSAKAMLAKVYLYEENYQMAYQLSDEVINSGEFKLLGGDDTDGIASSSYYDLFLPENDNNQESIFALQWTSSSRFAEGNGVQSLFAPSAFTGGADGYSAIGPSPDLLAAYEDTDRDVRFYATIFERGATYPDINGGYTVPDNIDFQGTRHGLKKYVVGSDDATARDDGSGNTTTSNNTYILRYGELLLIHAEAALNGGGPAARGIESFNKIRRRAGLDEIVAPTLDDVFQERRIELAFEFEFWYDIVRRGPGFAINFLSNTDRGTFNSDTGVLQPEFFQASTDDLLFPYPTVETQNNPALLEAPVPYDFN, encoded by the coding sequence ATGAAAAAATTATTCAAAACAAATTTTATACTAACTACAATAGTAATATTTTTAGGGGTCACTTCCTGTAGTGAAGATTTTTTAGATCGCCCGCCAGAAGATTCATTTAATGTAGCAGACTTTTTCGATACACAGGCTCAGGTAGAAACTTCTACTAACGCTTTGTATTCTATTCCGTGGTTTGATTTTAGTTCGAATACCATGTGGGTTATTGGTGAGTTAAGTTCTGGTAACGGGCGTACTTGGGATCCTAGAAATGCAGACTTTACAAACTTTGCAGTTAATGGTAATAACGCACAAATTGGAAGAACTTGGGAATCTTTATTCGCAGTGGTTGGTCAATCTAATTACATTATTAATACGCTTCCAGAAGCAGTTAATCCAAATATCCCTCAAGAGGTTGTAAATAATGCCATAGGAGAAGCAAGGTTTATGAGAGCTACTGCCTATTTTTATTTAGTAAGAATTTTTGGTTCAGTACCAATTATTGAAAGAAATACAGATTTTGTACTAGAGCCCGTTGTATCCCGAAATTTGGTTTCAGACGTCTATAGGTTTATTAGAGAAGATTTTGAGTTTGCCGCTGATAATTGTTACAGCAAAATAAGAGGTGCAAATTTTGATGCGAATGCAAGAATATCTAGTGGTTCTGCAAAAGCGATGCTGGCTAAAGTCTATTTGTATGAAGAGAACTATCAAATGGCCTATCAATTATCAGATGAAGTTATAAATTCTGGAGAGTTTAAGTTGTTAGGAGGTGATGATACAGACGGCATTGCATCGAGTAGTTATTACGATTTGTTTCTTCCTGAAAATGATAATAACCAAGAATCTATTTTTGCATTACAATGGACAAGTTCAAGCAGATTTGCTGAAGGCAATGGGGTACAATCTTTATTTGCGCCGTCAGCATTTACTGGTGGAGCTGATGGGTATTCGGCAATAGGCCCATCACCAGATTTATTAGCAGCTTACGAAGACACCGATAGAGATGTTCGATTCTATGCAACCATTTTTGAAAGAGGAGCTACATATCCAGATATTAATGGCGGTTATACAGTTCCAGATAATATCGATTTTCAAGGCACGCGCCATGGACTTAAAAAATATGTTGTAGGATCTGATGATGCTACGGCTAGAGATGATGGTAGCGGAAACACAACAACATCAAATAACACTTATATTTTAAGATATGGTGAACTGTTGTTAATTCATGCGGAAGCCGCACTTAATGGCGGTGGACCAGCAGCAAGAGGCATCGAATCGTTTAATAAAATTAGACGAAGAGCTGGGTTGGATGAAATTGTTGCTCCTACATTAGATGATGTTTTCCAGGAAAGACGTATAGAGCTCGCTTTTGAATTTGAGTTTTGGTATGATATCGTAAGACGTGGTCCTGGTTTTGCCATAAATTTTTTGAGTAATACTGACAGAGGAACTTTTAATAGTGATACTGGAGTATTGCAACCTGAATTTTTTCAAGCTTCTACGGATGATTTGTTATTTCCGTACCCTACAGTAGAAACACAAAATAACCCAGCTTTGTTAGAAGCTCCAGTTCCGTATGATTTTAATTAA